The following proteins are encoded in a genomic region of Streptomyces gobiensis:
- a CDS encoding tetratricopeptide repeat protein has protein sequence MASSPSASAGSGRQPNVAFRRLRGRLSPGEFAAAVRKSARDIGEQVSCDARYIGRVEAGEIRCPNYAYERVFLHMFPGYTLIDMGFAPREAVRGRAARKRGAYGGDEAPWETPMRGAPARDAHDRTETRIQPDEESDVLRRAFMTGGPAAIATTSLGMTLGARPASAAPGRAGEAEASAVEEAVRQIRLLDDRHGADGLYPRAGNSLRAAYELLDVGAQRQSVTDRLHTGAGELAISVGWLAHDSGRLADARSHYAEALATSRVSGDPGLEAHAFCNAAFLARDSDRPREAVRAAQAGQQAAKQVASARLQSLLALREAGGWSGLGDRSGCEEALGRAQTLFARGPSDADPEWMTFFGEAELAGLEAQCWSALGDWDRAARCARRAVAMQPPHFVRNTALFTAELAGDLAGQGEPEEAAVQGNRALDLLDTVRSSRIRGMLIAAGQRLAPYRREAAVRVFLKRL, from the coding sequence ATGGCGTCGTCACCTTCAGCGTCAGCCGGATCGGGTCGTCAACCGAATGTGGCCTTCCGGCGATTGCGTGGTCGGCTCTCGCCCGGCGAGTTCGCGGCGGCCGTCCGCAAATCCGCACGGGACATCGGAGAACAGGTCTCATGCGACGCGCGGTACATCGGGCGGGTGGAGGCCGGAGAGATCCGGTGCCCCAACTACGCCTACGAACGTGTGTTCCTACACATGTTTCCGGGGTACACCCTCATCGATATGGGCTTCGCGCCCAGAGAGGCTGTCCGCGGGCGTGCGGCGCGTAAACGGGGGGCGTACGGGGGTGACGAAGCGCCTTGGGAAACACCCATGCGCGGAGCACCTGCGCGCGATGCGCATGACCGTACCGAGACCCGTATCCAACCCGATGAGGAGAGCGACGTGCTGCGTCGCGCGTTCATGACCGGCGGCCCGGCCGCCATAGCCACCACTTCACTGGGCATGACCCTGGGAGCCCGGCCCGCCTCCGCCGCGCCCGGCCGGGCCGGGGAGGCCGAGGCGTCCGCTGTTGAGGAGGCGGTCCGGCAGATCCGGCTGCTGGACGACCGGCATGGCGCGGACGGCCTCTATCCGCGCGCCGGGAATTCGCTGCGGGCCGCCTACGAACTGCTTGACGTGGGGGCACAGCGGCAATCGGTCACCGACCGGCTGCACACCGGCGCGGGGGAACTCGCTATCTCCGTAGGATGGTTGGCCCATGACTCCGGTCGCCTGGCTGACGCCCGCTCACATTACGCCGAGGCGCTGGCCACTTCCCGAGTCTCCGGTGACCCGGGGCTGGAAGCACACGCCTTCTGCAACGCCGCCTTTCTGGCCCGCGATTCGGACCGCCCCCGGGAGGCCGTACGGGCGGCGCAGGCCGGGCAGCAGGCCGCGAAGCAGGTGGCGTCGGCACGGCTTCAGTCGCTGCTCGCGCTGCGCGAAGCGGGCGGATGGAGCGGGCTCGGCGACCGCTCGGGCTGCGAGGAGGCGCTGGGCCGGGCCCAGACCCTCTTCGCCCGTGGCCCCTCGGACGCCGATCCGGAGTGGATGACGTTCTTCGGTGAGGCCGAGCTGGCCGGACTTGAGGCTCAGTGCTGGTCGGCGCTGGGCGACTGGGACCGCGCGGCACGCTGTGCTCGGCGGGCGGTCGCGATGCAGCCGCCGCACTTTGTGCGGAACACCGCGCTGTTCACGGCCGAGCTGGCGGGGGATCTGGCGGGGCAGGGGGAGCCGGAAGAGGCGGCGGTCCAGGGCAACCGTGCCCTGGACCTCCTGGACACCGTTCGGTCGTCCCGGATTCGCGGCATGCTGATCGCGGCGGGCCAGCGGTTGGCGCCGTACCGGCGGGAGGCGGCCGTCCGCGTCTTCCTCAAACGCCTCTAG
- a CDS encoding AAA domain-containing protein, with product MSDTTTQLPDPGAAAASATEAILRDTLAARERGVVVDSPPGAGKSTLVVRAARELAGAGRPVMVVAQTNAQVDDLVDRLAREDPELPVGRLHSSTGQRLYDPALDRHPGVVKSAKAGELAGLDVVVSTAAKWETVGDLEPWEHAIVDEAYQMRSDALLTVARLFQHALFVGDPGQLDPFSQVGTEQWAGLSYDPSASAVATLLAHNPRLPQHRLPVSWRLPASAAPLVSAAFYPYTRFRSGTGHGDRRLTFGVRSDGSTPDRVLDEAAESGWGLLELPARHTPRTDPEAVAAVARVVRRLLDRGGVAVSERAPDPVPLTADRIAVGTAHRDQAAAVRSALAGLGITGATVDTANRLQGREFDVTVVLHPLSGRPDATAFHLETGRLCVLASRHRHACVVVCRAGVPELLDEHPSTEPVQLGVTVKFPDGWEANHAVLAHLNEHRVPWHP from the coding sequence GTGAGCGATACGACAACCCAGCTGCCGGATCCGGGTGCGGCGGCCGCCTCGGCCACCGAGGCGATCCTGCGTGACACCCTCGCGGCGCGGGAGCGCGGTGTCGTGGTGGACTCGCCGCCCGGGGCCGGGAAGTCCACCCTGGTGGTGCGGGCCGCCCGGGAGCTGGCCGGTGCCGGACGGCCAGTGATGGTGGTCGCACAGACCAACGCCCAAGTCGATGATCTGGTCGACCGGCTGGCGAGGGAGGACCCCGAGCTGCCGGTGGGACGGCTGCACAGCAGCACGGGCCAGCGGCTCTACGACCCGGCTCTGGACCGGCACCCGGGAGTCGTCAAGTCGGCTAAGGCGGGCGAGCTGGCCGGGCTGGATGTGGTCGTCTCGACGGCCGCCAAGTGGGAGACCGTGGGCGATCTGGAGCCCTGGGAGCACGCCATCGTGGATGAGGCGTACCAGATGCGCTCCGACGCGCTGCTCACCGTGGCCCGGCTCTTTCAGCACGCGCTGTTCGTGGGCGATCCGGGCCAGCTGGACCCGTTCAGCCAGGTCGGTACCGAGCAGTGGGCGGGGCTGTCCTACGACCCGTCGGCGAGCGCGGTGGCCACCCTGCTGGCCCACAATCCACGGCTGCCGCAGCACCGGCTGCCGGTCTCCTGGCGGCTGCCGGCCTCGGCCGCGCCGCTGGTCTCGGCGGCGTTCTATCCGTACACCCGGTTCCGCAGCGGCACCGGCCACGGTGACCGGCGGCTGACCTTCGGCGTCCGCTCGGACGGCTCGACCCCGGACCGGGTGCTGGACGAGGCGGCCGAGTCGGGCTGGGGCCTGCTGGAACTCCCGGCCCGCCATACGCCCCGTACGGACCCGGAGGCGGTGGCGGCCGTGGCGCGGGTGGTGCGGCGGCTGCTGGACCGGGGAGGGGTGGCGGTGAGCGAACGCGCCCCGGATCCGGTCCCGCTCACCGCTGACCGGATCGCGGTGGGCACCGCGCACCGGGATCAGGCGGCGGCGGTTCGGTCGGCGCTGGCCGGGCTCGGGATCACCGGGGCCACGGTGGATACGGCGAACCGTCTCCAGGGCCGGGAGTTCGATGTGACGGTGGTGCTCCACCCGCTGTCCGGCCGCCCGGACGCGACGGCCTTCCATCTGGAGACCGGCCGGCTGTGTGTGCTGGCCTCCCGGCACCGGCACGCCTGCGTTGTGGTCTGCCGGGCGGGTGTGCCCGAGCTGCTGGACGAGCACCCCTCGACTGAGCCGGTCCAGCTCGGGGTCACGGTGAAGTTCCCGGACGGCTGGGAGGCGAACCACGCGGTCCTGGCCCACCTGAACGAACACCGCGTGCCCTGGCACCCGTAG
- a CDS encoding phosphatase PAP2 family protein has protein sequence MSRDQQAPRWWAELSLIVVVYAAYSGGRLLARGDVSTAIGHGVAILRLEQVFSLNFEHPLNRLFTEHAWLGIPADFAYATLHYLVTPAILIWLFRRRGTHYRLARTWLMVSTLLGLIGFTLLPTCPPRLLAAGYGFVDTMEQYSAFGWWGAEASAPSGLGGLTNQYAAMPSLHVGWALWCGVVLWQYGRQSTLVRTLAIGYPLLTVIVVMGTANHYFLDAVAGAAVMGTGYLLARPAMRLTDWVTGWVKARAVSGGCQTSPGDAVAPPFPRQTDRDSAADDRPAATPR, from the coding sequence ATGTCCCGTGACCAGCAGGCCCCACGCTGGTGGGCCGAGCTCTCGCTGATCGTGGTGGTCTACGCGGCCTACTCAGGGGGGCGGCTCCTAGCCCGTGGGGATGTCTCGACCGCCATCGGTCACGGAGTGGCGATACTCCGTCTGGAGCAGGTGTTCTCGCTCAACTTCGAGCATCCGCTCAACCGGCTGTTCACCGAGCACGCCTGGCTCGGCATCCCGGCTGACTTCGCCTACGCCACGCTGCACTACCTGGTCACGCCGGCGATCCTCATCTGGCTCTTCCGTCGTCGTGGTACGCACTATCGGCTGGCCCGCACCTGGCTGATGGTCTCCACCCTCCTCGGGCTCATCGGCTTCACCCTGCTGCCCACCTGCCCGCCACGGCTGCTTGCCGCCGGTTATGGCTTTGTCGATACGATGGAGCAGTACAGCGCGTTCGGCTGGTGGGGCGCCGAGGCCAGCGCCCCCAGCGGGCTCGGCGGGCTCACCAATCAGTACGCCGCCATGCCGAGCCTGCATGTCGGCTGGGCCCTGTGGTGCGGGGTGGTGCTGTGGCAGTACGGCAGGCAGTCAACCCTGGTACGTACGCTCGCCATCGGCTATCCGCTGCTCACCGTCATAGTCGTGATGGGCACGGCCAACCATTACTTCCTCGACGCGGTCGCGGGAGCTGCGGTGATGGGGACCGGATACCTGCTCGCCCGCCCCGCCATGCGGCTCACGGACTGGGTCACCGGCTGGGTCAAGGCCCGCGCTGTCAGTGGCGGATGCCAGACTTCGCCGGGTGACGCAGTTGCCCCACCGTTCCCACGACAGACCGACCGGGACAGCGCCGCCGACGACCGCCCTGCGGCGACGCCTCGCTGA
- a CDS encoding histidine phosphatase family protein, with translation MAARILLVRHGETAWSRRGQHTGRTDVPLLDEGRRMAKLLGERLHRSPWDGLPGAEIRTSPLVRASETCELAGFGGGRAEAWDALMEWDYGAYEGLTPAQIKERAGQDWLIWRDGVPDGETLAELSARADAVVRWARSADRDVLVFAHGHILRVLGARWLGLDPDFAARIRLAPASLSILGWAYDAPAIERWNDTGHLS, from the coding sequence ATGGCAGCGCGCATACTGCTCGTCCGGCACGGCGAGACCGCCTGGTCACGGCGCGGACAGCACACCGGACGGACGGATGTCCCGCTGCTGGACGAGGGCCGCCGGATGGCCAAGCTGCTGGGTGAGCGGCTGCACCGTTCCCCGTGGGACGGACTGCCGGGTGCCGAGATCCGTACGAGCCCGCTGGTCCGGGCCAGCGAGACCTGCGAGCTGGCCGGTTTCGGCGGGGGGCGCGCGGAGGCCTGGGACGCGCTGATGGAGTGGGACTACGGGGCGTATGAGGGGCTGACCCCGGCACAGATCAAGGAGCGGGCGGGGCAGGACTGGCTCATCTGGCGGGACGGGGTCCCCGATGGTGAGACCCTCGCCGAGCTCTCCGCCCGGGCGGACGCGGTGGTGCGGTGGGCACGCAGCGCGGACCGTGATGTTCTGGTCTTCGCGCACGGCCATATCCTGCGCGTCCTGGGCGCCCGCTGGCTCGGCCTCGACCCGGACTTCGCCGCGCGTATCCGGCTGGCGCCGGCCTCCCTGTCCATCCTGGGCTGGGCCTACGACGCCCCAGCGATCGAACGCTGGAACGACACCGGCCACCTCTCTTAA